In Chroicocephalus ridibundus chromosome 4, bChrRid1.1, whole genome shotgun sequence, one genomic interval encodes:
- the LOC134514581 gene encoding SITS-binding protein-like gives MPLARPTGQIPEATWTLGFREMTEPWKGALGCLGVAVFFAMTIGIISWQALEQPPEEWVLRGRAGGVLWERRRGALLLRALPAGRTAAVVAVGGVPAAEPPPPRDRCWHDGGQFCYAWEEDAELRVSLEPPPAPGTECYGVRWTPLRPDVALKDCFSMANVSWYGGASVRAQRWPLNGAESPAQPFVSGDFGESPHGYGPVLERYFLGSTGVTVTVAPDVPLFLSLESNRHFCLESPAGRAAVPLGYRLCLSPDMAAAHRHVGTQLAGTARAMPDTALLGSPIWQYHGPEGSAAKIKRGLRSLAKRLKRHRLQEGVLALGERCTAVLAATDHVPPEPRKRQDSAGTWDPSLVAPLQLSITLSPYTSIASPLFLRSLRHGQTDGYWLSLQPPIPLLTMWKGQLCARLNVTSEAALGWFLARARRLRQALGAAYVVFEGAEGNALLDRAVPPPAELVGDRYTAALAAALATLGNTTIISAGARSSHLPLFVQMSPLRSDWSHAGLKGVIPSVLHYSLLGYNFFIPDAVGGSLAGDTPGDPELYVRWLQLVTFLPVMAFSTPPWLCCDAWVLNLTRQCIQRHRDFVVPLIIKYSEEWLRLGYPIFRPAWWLSPTDPTAFTIEDEFLIGDEVLVAPITEKGQTWRDIYLPGEGQLWLDTNSARVFDGGTVLRNYSASLAEVPVFVKTS, from the exons ATGCCCCTCGCCCGCCCCACCGGCCAGATCCCCGAAGCCACCTGGACCTTGGGCTTCAGGGAGATGACGGAGCCCTGGAAAGGTGCCCTGGGCTGCCTCGGCGTGGCCGTCTTCTTCGCCATGACCATCGGCATCATCTCCTGGCAGGCGCTGGAGCAGCCCCCGGAGGAGTGGGTGCtgcggggccgcgccgggggggTGCTGTGGGAGCGCCGGCGGGGGGCCCTGCTGCtgcgggcgctgccggcggggcggacggcggcggtggtggcggtgggCGGCGTGCCGGCCGCCGAGCCCCCTCCGCCGCGGGACCGCTGCTGGCACGACGGTGGGCAGTTCTGCTACGCCTGGGAGGAGGACGCCGAGCTGCGGGTCTCCCTCgagcccccgccggcccccggcacCGAGTGCTACGGCGTCCGCTGGACCCCGCTGCGCCCCGACGTGGCGCTGAAG GACTGCTTCTCCATGGCCAACGTCTCCTGGTACGGAGGGGCGAGCGTCCGTGCCCAGCGCTGGCCGCTCAACGGTGCCGAGAGCCCAGCGCAGCCCTTCGTCAGCGGCGACTTCGGCGAGAGCCCCCACGGCTACGGGCCAGTCCTGGAGAGGTACTTCTTAGGCTCCACAG GGGTGACGGTGACGGTGGCGCCCGACGTGCCCCTCTTCCTCTCGCTGGAGAGCAATCGGCATTTCTGCCTGGAGTCGCCGGCGGGGAGAGCGGCGGTGCCGCTGGGCTACCGGCTCTGCCTCAGCCCCGACATGGCGGCCGCCCACCGGCATGTGGGCACCCAGCTGGCGGGGACGGCGCGGGCCATGCCGGACACGGCCCTCCTGGG GTCTCCCATCTGGCAGTACCACGGCCCGGAGGGTTCGGCCGCCAAAATAAAGCGAGGTTTGAGGTCACTGGCCAAGAGACTGAAGCGGCATCGCCTTCAGGAGGGGGTCCTGGCCCTGGGCGAGCGCTGCACCGCCGTCCTCGCCGCCACG GACCACGTCCCCCCGGAGCCGAGGAAGCGGCAGGACTCGGCCGGCACCTGGGACCCGTCCCTGGTCGCGCCGCTGCAGCTCTCCATCACGCTGTCGCCGTACACCAGCATCGCCTCCCCGCTCTTCCTGCGCTCCCTGCGGCACGGGCAGACGGACGGCTACTGGctgagcctgcagcccccg ATCCCTCTGCTGACCATGTGGAAGGGGCAGCTTTGTGCCCGCCTGAACGTCACCAGCGAGGCGGCGCTGGGCTGGTTCCTGGCACGTGCCCGGCGGCTGCGGCAGGCGCTGGGGGCTGCGTACGTGGTGTTCGAGGGCGCCGAGGGCAATGCCCTCCTGGATCGAGCCGTGCCGCCTCCCGCGGAGCTGGTGGGCGACCGGTACAccgcggcgctggcggcggcaCTGGCGACACTGGGGAACACCACCATCATCAGCGCCGGCGCCAG ATCCAGTCACCTCCCGCTCTTCGTCCAGATGAGCCCCCTGCGCTCCGACTGGAGCCACGCGGGGCTGAAGGGGGTCATTCCCTCCGTGCTGCACTACAGCCTCTTGGGCTACAACTTCTTCATCCCCGACGCAGTAG GAGGGAGCCTGGCCGGTGACACCCCAGGGGACCCGGAGCTCTATGTGCGGTGGCTGCAGCTGGTGACGTTCCTCCCCGTGATGGCCTTCAGCACGCCGCCCTGGCTCTGCTGCGACGCCTGG GTCTTGAATCTTACCCGGCAATGCATACAGAGGCACCGGGACTTCGTTGTGCCACTCATCATAAAATACAGCGAGGAATGGCTTCGGTTGGGGTACCCCATCTTCCGGCCAGCGTGGTggctcagccccacagatccAACCGCTTTCACCATAGAGGACGAATTTCTCATTGGAGATGAG